From the Blastocatellia bacterium genome, the window TCGAGCAAAGGCAGCTCTTCCGTTTGTCGGGAAATATCGGTTGATTGATTTCCCGCTGAGCGCTTGTTTGAATGCGGGACTGCGACGGATTTACGTGCTGACGCAGTTCAACTCTGCCTCCCTCAATCGCCATATCATGGAGGGGTATCGCTTCAGCTCATTTGCCGAACCGGCAGAGTTCGTTGAGGTGCTGGCAGCCGAGCAAACCTTCGAGAGCACGGAGTGGCTTCAGAGCCCACCGGATGCGATTCGTCGCGCCTGGCGATATTTCGATCAATGGAAGGCGACGGACTACCTCGTCATTGCCGGTGATGAGATCTGGGACCTGGATCTGGGGGACCTGGTGTGGAGACACTGGGAATCGGGAGCGGAGATCACATTGCCGGTGGTGCCTGTTGACGAAACGCGTGCCCCACACTGTGGACTGGTGCAAACAGATTCGAGCGGACGGGTGATCCGCTTCGAGGAACAACCCAAGGGGCCCGTGCTCGAACTCATGCGTTGGTGCGGAGCGAGCCTGGAGTTTCGCCAGCACAATGGTCCCACGGGAACTAAAGAATCTCCGGCAACGGATGCTGGACGCTCGCCGTCGGCCCAATCCTATCTGGCGTCTCCAGGAGTGTACCTGTTCAAGCGGGAGGTCTTGCGCACATTGTTGGAGGCCGCCCCGATGGCTTTTGATTTCGGCATGGAAATACTCCCCCAGGCCGTCACGTCGTATTATGTGATGGCCTATCTCCATCGGGGAGTGTGGGACGATCTTGCGACGATCGGGGCTTATTACCACGCGTCTATGCGACTTCTTGATCCGCTTCCCCGGATGAATCTCTACGACCCTCAGAGGCCAATCTACGCGCGACCGACCCATCTGCCGCCCGCGAAAGTTCGGGAGTGCTGCATTCGTGATTCGCTGGTTGGCGACGGTTCGATCTTAGCCGAAGCCGAGGTGAGCCACTCGATCCTTGGCTTGAGAACGCGCGTGGGCGTCAACACCCGGCTGGAGGACGTGATCACCTTCGGCGCCAGCTATATCCAGTCCCCTGAGGAGATCGCCGAGGATCGAACACGGGGAGTGCCGGCCATTGGCATCGGAGACAACACGATCATCCGTCGCGCTATTATTGATCGCGATGCGCGCATCGGGTCGCGGGTGAAAATCCTCAATGAAGCGGGAGTTCTCTATGCCAATGGCACAAACTACTATATTCGCGACGGTCTCATTGTCATTCCCCGTGACGCCGTGATCCCCGATGACACGGTGATCTGATCCAGGCAGCGCACATGTGCTCTCCGCTACACAGGGCTTTTGCCCCCGTGTCGGCTCATAGGATCACTCCCGAATCAGTGTGCGAGCACGTTCGGTCGCTCTGACCACCGCTTTGATGAGCGTGACGCGCAATCCTCCCTCTTCGAGTTCGAGGATGCCGTCAATCGTACACCCGGCGGGCGTCGTCACCGCATCCTTCAATTTGGCCGGATGCTCCTTTGTTTCCAGCACCATGAGTGCCGCGCCGAGCGTCGTTTGCGCCGCCAGTTCCGTCGCCACTTCGCGAGCGAGCCCGACTTTGACGCCGGCTTCAGCGAGAGATTCGATGATGATGTAGATGAACGCCGGCCCGCTCGCGCTTAATCCCGTGACGGCGTCCAGATCCCGTTCGTCGAGAACGATCGTTCGTCCCACAGCCCCGAACAATGTTTCGGCCAGTCGAAGATGTTCCCGTGTGGCGTATTGGCCCGCGCAGAGCCCCGTCATGCCCGCGCCAATGATGCAGGGCGTATTGGGCATGGCGCGGATAACCGGCACAGGGCCGTTGAGCGTCTTTTCGATAAAAGATGTGCTCACCGAGGCAGCCACTGAGATCAGCAGATGATGGGACAGCAGACGCAGACGAATTTCCTCCAGTACCTCCGCTACCGTTTGAGGTTTCACGCTGAGGATGATCAGGTCGGACCGATCCACCGCCTGTCCGTTATCGAGAGTCGTACTGATCCCATACTGTTCGGCCAGATAGTCCAATCGGCTGGGCCGTCGTGCGGTCGCGATCAGATTTTCTGGCGAGACAATTCCCGCCGTCAGCATCCCTCGAATGAGCGCCTCGCCGATTTTTCCCGCGCCGATGATGGCAATTTTTCTCTGTCGTAGCATTTTCTCACCTCCGATGACACGAATCGTGCGCGGCGACCTCCCATCCACGAGAAGATCCACCGCACGAAGGGAAGGATCACAGGCTCAAATTAAGGAAAAGGAGAAAAGCGGGAAGGGAAGTGATCCGACGACCGCGTTCCTCCCGGGCCGAGGATTAGCCCCGCAAGAGGCGTGCGCCTCTTCGGGGCCAGCGCGGCCTGGGCGGGTTCACCTCAAAGCTCCACCGACGGATGCGCGATGCGTTCTGGTTCATCATGAGTCTTCATCGTAAAGGACCCGGCGGATAGCGTCAAGACGAGCGTCCACCTCGCGTGGAGAATTTACCAAGCGCCCCACAACAAGCTGACCCGTGAGTTCGTCGGTCAATGTCCTTGTGTGATAGGCAACCGTGTACTCGACATCCTTGAGCGGATGGCCGGTGAGAAGGGCGACGATGGATTCATCAGGACTGATTTTTCCCTGTCGCCGCAATTTGCGAATCCCCGCGAGGGTGGCTGCCGAAGCCGGTTCACACCCAATTCCATCCCGGCCGATGGCAGCTTTGGCATCGGCGATTTCAGTATCGTCAACGACTTCGCAAAATCCTCCCGTCGTTTCGATCACGCGAAGAGCGCGTTTCCAGTTCACCGGATGGCCGATGCGGATGGCCGTTGCCCGCGTTCGTGGCGCGGAGACAGGGCAGATCGTCGGACTGCCGCTCAGAATCGTCTGATAGAGTGGACTCGCACCAGCAGCTTGTACGATCGTCACCCTGGGATAACGGGAAATAAGTCCGAGATGCCGCAGTTCCTCCAGAGCCCGACCGAGCGCTGCCGCATTGCCGAGATTCCCTCCAGGTAAGACGATGTGGTCGGGAATTTCCCACTGCCGTTGATCAAGCAGTTCGATGAGGATGGCCTTCTGTCCCTCGATACGAAAGGGATTGAGCGAGTTAAGCAGATAGATCTCGGGTAACTCCGCGAGCTGACGCACCAGGCGCAAGACGTCATCGAACGAAGCTCCCTTGACCTGGAGTGTGATCGCCCCAAATTCAAGCGCCTGGGCCAGTTTCCCCATCGCCACGTGTCCTTGAGGAATAAGCACGACGGCTTTGATTCCCGCGCGTGCTGCATAGGCGGCCACCGAAGCCGAGGTATTTCCCGTCGAGGCACAGATGACGATGTGGGCTCCGAGAGCTTTCGCGTGGCTCAGCGCCACCGTCATCCCGTAGTCCTTGAAGGAGCCGGTCGGATTCAAACCCAGATGCTTCAGCGTTAGATCCGCCACGCCGGCATAGTCTGCTGCGTATCTCGCTCGATACAGGGGCGTGTTGCCTTCGCGAAGCGTCACGATATCGCTCCGCTTGAGCGGAGGCATCAGCTCGCGAAATCGCCAGACGCCGCTTTGATCAAGGGGATCATCGGAGAACCGACGGGCCCGCCAGAGCGAAATGAAATACGTCGGCGGTAGCGTCTCCGGAGAATACTCCACTGCCACGAGATCACCGCAATAGCGGCAGGCAAACAGTTTGGCATCGAGCGGATATGTTTGCCGACACTCCGGGTTGCTGCACTGTATAAACGCCTCGCGCCAGAACCGGCTCGGCCAGGGCGGCTGGTGTGTTGCTTCGGTCATGTTGTCGTTCTCGCACGTTCGTTGAAGATCGTCCAGCCTAAACATATCACTGCCCGGTGAATCAGAGCAATCGGTGATCCCGAAGATCGTGCCTTTTACCGAACGCGCCTGTGACATCGTGCCAGGCTGATTGGTCGAACGGGATCTCCATCCTCAAATCATCACCGGTTGGGAGGTCCGCCGGCACGAACCCGGCAAAGAAGGAGTCCTCCGATCACGTAAAAAGCAATGACCGAGAGAATCGAGAGCCGTTGATTCCCACCGGTGTGACTGGAGAGCATTCCGAAGACGAGAGGTCCCATAATCGAAGCCGTCTTGCCGCACAGCGCATAGAGCCCGAAGAACTCGCCTTCTCTTCCTGGAGGGATGAGCGAGGCCATGAACGCTCGTGATGCGGCCTGAACCGCTCCCAGGCCTGATCCCGCCAGAACGGCGATGGCGAAAAAGTGCGTCTTCGTCTCTACGAAATAGGCCAGCGTCACAACTGCCGCCCATTGCACGAGCATGATCAGAACAACCCGTTTCGGACCGAGCACGTCCGTTGGCTTAGCCCAGAGCCAGGCTCCAATGAGGGCGCTCAGTTGGACCGTCGCAAAAAGACCGATCAGTTCCGCGAACTGAAAGCCGAGCGTCGTGGCGGCAAAAACGGCAGCCGTGTTGATCACCGTATTGACGCCGTCTTCATAGAAGAAATACGCCAGGAGAAATCGCCGAACCTGTGGAAGATAGCGGAGAGACCGAAGAGTCTCTCGCGTCATGCGCCAGCCCGCACCCGCAACCCCTAGGATGCTCTGGTAATTTGGCCGATCCGCCGGCAACCAGAGAAATGCCGGAAGAGCGAAGACGAGGAATCCCGTGCCCACCAGGAGAAACGCCGGTGCCAGATGACCACCCTGAATGAGCGGAAGTACCATGAGAAGGGCCATCATCGAACCGGCGTAGCCGACGGCAAATCCCCAGCCTGATACGCGGCCCCGGCGATCGGGCGGCGCGATCTCCGGCAAATACGCATTGTAAAAGATTTGTCCCCCCTCAGTCCCGATATAAGAAATCACCGAGAGGATAAATCCGAGAAAGACCATCCCCGCTTCAACGGTCGAAAGCAAACAGGTCGCCGTGACCGCAATAAGCGTGTAGGCGATCAGGAGTCGCTTCCGAATCCCGATAACATCGGCGATCGCACCCATGATAGGGGAAGTCACTGCGATCACCAGCATGGATGTAGAGATCACCCGCCCCCACCAGAGGTCTCCCTGTCCCGATTCGTTGCCGACGATTACCGTGGCGTAGTAGGCCGACCAGATCGTCGCTGGAATGACGGCGTAGTAGATCGAGTTGGCGAAATCGAACAGGCACCAGGCGGCGATGGTTTGCTTGTTCATTGAGCCTCCGGTGAGGTATCGCTTGACGCCTGACGTCCGACCCGCGCCTCCAGGGCATCAATCAGGGTGATGATTTGCTGACGTAATCGGGCCAGATAATCCTCCGCTCGTCGGGCCGTCCGCCCGCTGCGCCGATGAGCAAAAGTTGTCGGCATCGCTTCACCCTTATACCTTTCAAAAAACAATAGCGTGAAACGGGAAACACCATACGCGGTTCGGCCACGGAGACGCTCGGACAGGGGCATCAATGTCTGGTGTCGAAAGGACCCCGCCTGAAAGGCGTAGTGCTGAAGTGACTGAGCGATCGCCAACGTCAGTTCACGGACGGCCTTGTCACGCGCGTGTTGATACCGAATACATTGCGCCTGAGCATCAATCAGTGGGGTGATGGAGATCAGGACGGGCGACCGAGGAATGGCTCCCTGCTCGCCGTTCAACCCCACAGGAATGTTTAGCGTATCCATCCCTCGTTGACAGGGGAGGGAGAAGAGTCGGGCGGCTCCCGTTGACAATAAGGTCATTGCCGGATGAAGAAGCAAACGGCCCTCGGGAAATATGACGACTACGTTACCCGGGGCGGTCGCTTCAACGCATACTGCGAAGAATGTTTGGTAGTCTTCCGGAAGATTGGCGTTTGAACGTCGCATGACCGGACCCCGGAATCCTCCTGACATAAAGCCTAGAACCGGAACGGAAAAAAGCGACGCTTTAGCGACAAATTGCAGACGATAGAGCATGGGAAAAAGAGGAGGACCAGTAGGCCAAGTAACGAGTTGAGATGATTTGCTGCCAGAATCGCTGGACCCCGGGTCGGCAGGTGATGACTCCCCTGGGTCACGATTTCTCGGAAGGAACTCGGCACGAGGATGCGGCAAAAGTCGGTGAGCACGGTGTAATTGCTCCAGGTGAAAAAGAAAATGGCGCGCCCGACTGGATTCGAACCAGCGACCTTCGGCTCCGGAGGCCGACGCTCTCTCCAACTGAGCTACGGGCGCACCCGTCAACTCGCAGCAAGGATAGCACCACACGGGCGCCTCTGTCTAGAACTTCCCTTGGCTGACCTTCCCTGGGGGCTCTCTCGTGTCGCTGGTTCAC encodes:
- the proC gene encoding pyrroline-5-carboxylate reductase — its product is MLRQRKIAIIGAGKIGEALIRGMLTAGIVSPENLIATARRPSRLDYLAEQYGISTTLDNGQAVDRSDLIILSVKPQTVAEVLEEIRLRLLSHHLLISVAASVSTSFIEKTLNGPVPVIRAMPNTPCIIGAGMTGLCAGQYATREHLRLAETLFGAVGRTIVLDERDLDAVTGLSASGPAFIYIIIESLAEAGVKVGLAREVATELAAQTTLGAALMVLETKEHPAKLKDAVTTPAGCTIDGILELEEGGLRVTLIKAVVRATERARTLIRE
- a CDS encoding MFS transporter — protein: MNKQTIAAWCLFDFANSIYYAVIPATIWSAYYATVIVGNESGQGDLWWGRVISTSMLVIAVTSPIMGAIADVIGIRKRLLIAYTLIAVTATCLLSTVEAGMVFLGFILSVISYIGTEGGQIFYNAYLPEIAPPDRRGRVSGWGFAVGYAGSMMALLMVLPLIQGGHLAPAFLLVGTGFLVFALPAFLWLPADRPNYQSILGVAGAGWRMTRETLRSLRYLPQVRRFLLAYFFYEDGVNTVINTAAVFAATTLGFQFAELIGLFATVQLSALIGAWLWAKPTDVLGPKRVVLIMLVQWAAVVTLAYFVETKTHFFAIAVLAGSGLGAVQAASRAFMASLIPPGREGEFFGLYALCGKTASIMGPLVFGMLSSHTGGNQRLSILSVIAFYVIGGLLLCRVRAGGPPNR
- the thrC gene encoding threonine synthase → MTEATHQPPWPSRFWREAFIQCSNPECRQTYPLDAKLFACRYCGDLVAVEYSPETLPPTYFISLWRARRFSDDPLDQSGVWRFRELMPPLKRSDIVTLREGNTPLYRARYAADYAGVADLTLKHLGLNPTGSFKDYGMTVALSHAKALGAHIVICASTGNTSASVAAYAARAGIKAVVLIPQGHVAMGKLAQALEFGAITLQVKGASFDDVLRLVRQLAELPEIYLLNSLNPFRIEGQKAILIELLDQRQWEIPDHIVLPGGNLGNAAALGRALEELRHLGLISRYPRVTIVQAAGASPLYQTILSGSPTICPVSAPRTRATAIRIGHPVNWKRALRVIETTGGFCEVVDDTEIADAKAAIGRDGIGCEPASAATLAGIRKLRRQGKISPDESIVALLTGHPLKDVEYTVAYHTRTLTDELTGQLVVGRLVNSPREVDARLDAIRRVLYDEDS
- a CDS encoding 1-acyl-sn-glycerol-3-phosphate acyltransferase, translating into MLYRLQFVAKASLFSVPVLGFMSGGFRGPVMRRSNANLPEDYQTFFAVCVEATAPGNVVVIFPEGRLLLHPAMTLLSTGAARLFSLPCQRGMDTLNIPVGLNGEQGAIPRSPVLISITPLIDAQAQCIRYQHARDKAVRELTLAIAQSLQHYAFQAGSFRHQTLMPLSERLRGRTAYGVSRFTLLFFERYKGEAMPTTFAHRRSGRTARRAEDYLARLRQQIITLIDALEARVGRQASSDTSPEAQ
- a CDS encoding sugar phosphate nucleotidyltransferase, producing MASSGHGPLFLGERVLTIVLALNPGARLFPLTADRAKAALPFVGKYRLIDFPLSACLNAGLRRIYVLTQFNSASLNRHIMEGYRFSSFAEPAEFVEVLAAEQTFESTEWLQSPPDAIRRAWRYFDQWKATDYLVIAGDEIWDLDLGDLVWRHWESGAEITLPVVPVDETRAPHCGLVQTDSSGRVIRFEEQPKGPVLELMRWCGASLEFRQHNGPTGTKESPATDAGRSPSAQSYLASPGVYLFKREVLRTLLEAAPMAFDFGMEILPQAVTSYYVMAYLHRGVWDDLATIGAYYHASMRLLDPLPRMNLYDPQRPIYARPTHLPPAKVRECCIRDSLVGDGSILAEAEVSHSILGLRTRVGVNTRLEDVITFGASYIQSPEEIAEDRTRGVPAIGIGDNTIIRRAIIDRDARIGSRVKILNEAGVLYANGTNYYIRDGLIVIPRDAVIPDDTVI